The following nucleotide sequence is from Fusarium graminearum PH-1 chromosome 1, whole genome shotgun sequence.
TGCCAGTCATTCGACGACCAACGCTGATCAACACGGCCTCCTCGAATGCTTCTGATGCCCTGTTGATTTCTTTAAGACTGTAGAGCATGGTTCCCTTTGCATGTATCAGAGCCAGTATGCGCCCATTCTCTTTTGCGGGCAGTGCGTAACCACTTGATGCAAAGCCAGGAGTCTTTGCTACTTGGCTCTGAGGCCCATGTCGTTGATCTTGTACCTGTGTTGTATTAGTTATTTGGTGACCGCAAACCGGAACAGTCTGCATGGGGTCATTTCTGGAAGCTGGCCGATCGATACCGGCTTTATGTTGCGAGCTACATACCGAAGAGATTCTTAGAGCGCGCTGGACATGGTCGATAATATCAACGGCTTCCTTACTGCGTTTCTTGTATAGCAGACCAACCAGGTGCTCAACAGCTTCTAGATAACTGGGTTGCACCTCGACAGCTCGAATCCAATGTTTTTCGGCCTCATCTTGACGATTAAGGCAATAAAGAGTGGCGGCTTTGTTCGTAATTGCCTCGACATCGCTGCGAAAGAGTTAGACTAATGAACAGCCACTTGACAGTTCACGTAGGAGAAGATGTTTACCTCgagtcaagggcaagaatTCTCGAGAACCATTCCAGTGCCTCTTGATATTGTTCCAGACCATAGTGCAGACATCCTCCCAACATCATTCCATCAATCCAACCCCAGCTACTCTGTTCGCAGAGATTACTGAGCACTTCCAACGTAGACTTGGCTGCCGTGAATGGAGTCGTATTTCCCATGGGTAAGTAACTGTTGGAGGACCCATAGAAGTTATGTGCCGAATGTCTCCTGCTGCTGTATCCCTGGTAGTGTTCATTTTCTTGAGGCGGCCTGAAAGGTGCAAACTCGTGTCCGAGAGCTGCCTCTGAGATCCTCAAAGATGGTTTCGGAGGCTTGGGGTAAACGAGAAGCCTTGGCGATGTAGTATTTCCTGCTGCACTTTTGGTCGCATTTGGTTTTCGGATGGCCTGAGTGCACGCTAGGAGGTCAATATAAACCTTGTGGGCCTGCAAGACTACCTTCTCTCTGAACCCTTGCGGGTTACTCATATGAGCAGTTCTGGTATGTGATTGAATGGGCATTCCCAAGTCATTGCCGGTGTGGCCATGGGGTTccgcttcaacaacatgagaAAACGAAGATGGACGTGCGATCCCATGAACGGCATGATGCTGGAAATGGCGAGGACCTTGCTGTTGAACATGTCTGGGGAGAACGCCGGACTGGGCGTGGAAATTCCAGGGCATATGACTGGCTGGTTGACCAAAAGGCAACGATTCGTTCATGACAACCGGGGGCGGACAGAATGCCCTGACGTTGTATTCGTGAGCTCGTATCACTGGTTGGTAAAGGTTTGGGAACCCAGACGCCTCGGGTTGACCATATGGGTTAAACTGCGCTTCAGGTTGATGAAAGGCATAATAGTTGCCAGGAAATGCGCCGTGGTGCGGTGCGGCATCACCCGCGTAAGCCCAAGTAGAGGATCTGGAACGGGCTTGTAGATGGTCGTCAAACCCTTTGTTAACGGCTGAGGGTGAATGGTGATGGTCTATTTCAGTGGTGAATCGAGGGTGGTGTATTGACGGGCTGGCAAGAGGGAACGCTGTAGAAATTGCCGACCGAGGCTGAAATAGATGTTTTGGAGGTGGAGGACCATGAGAGAAGGGCGATGGTGATCCGTCATAACCGGCATCGATGGTCCCGTTGGGAGTCTTTCGCCTGAGGTGATATTCTTGGCGTTGCGGGTAAAAAGCAGAGCCAAATGAGTTGTTGAGCCGTTGGGGTCGAGACGTGCGAATTGCAAATGACTGTTGATACGGCGATGCGACATTATGGAGGTGGTGGTCACTGAATGAGGAGGCGTCGTGATTCGGAAATATGGTGGCATCGAAGTTGGACCGCGGCGGCGTCATCGCAGGAGAGGGGTTTTGAAGGAGAGGCAACATGACAACGGGGTATATTGGCGAAGAAACAAAACTGACTGAAAATGCAGGACGAAGGACACTGGTAAATGGCGGCTGAGCATGGCCTGTTGGTCAAATGGCATGGCTGGCGGCTACGCTGGGTATCAAAATATTGAGTTGATTGCTGACAAGCATCTGAGCAAGTTAGAAAGGCGAGAGGGCTGCGCCAGCGCAAGACTGGTGGTTTCAAGAATCCGTGAGGAAGTCTTATTCCGCCTTTTGAGAGCTCTGGTAGGTCGCGCCCGTTGCTCCGGAGAAGGCCTATTGAGTCTATCGCAAATGAAACCGAGATCAAGTCGCACAGTAAGGAACAGTCGCGTTCATGGCCGCAATGATGGGTTTCGAGTCGCAGTGACAGGGCATGAGAGCTTGCTAGTTGGCCCAAAGCGTCAAAGCTGAATCAAGTGGAAATTATGCGCCCGTGAATGAAAGGTCGAAGTACGATATTCACAGAAAAGATAAGCAAACAAACTCTTGTATAATATCGGCAAGTTCGTTTGCCCGACAGGTTAGAGGTAGCGCCAGATTGAATCAAGTAAAGTGAGGTATGAGGTACTCGATGTGACTGACCTACGGCCAGGCCAGGTGCCTGCGCCTGCCCGCTGCGGTCCACTTTGAAGCGGGAAAGACGGAGACCCagagctgagcttgaagaggGGTACCACCAAAACCAGCCAACAGACTTGGCCTAGCAGGCTTCTGCCACACAGCCCTTGCTTTGTACTGCCCACCTTTTTCGCCAGACCCACGGCAATCCTAACCGACGATAAGCCAAAAGTCCATTTCGACTCCTCCATGTTTCATGGGATGCGAATCCTGGCAGGAATAAATAACTGGTTGCCATCTGAGAGGATTATACTGTGTTTTTATTTGGTGATTCCGAGTCACACAGATATTGATTTGCAGGAATTCTCGACATCTGTACTGCTAGAGCATGCTTGCCAAAGTCATTAGACACGAgcaatccaatccaatcaTGGGGAATGGGTCGATCATGAAATGTCACATAATGTACCCCGGTCTAGACAAATAAAAGAGAAATTACACTGGGGAACAACCAACAGCTTAAAAGACAGATGGGTTTAGAGCCAATTAAACATGGTCATCTTGGATTTAAATCAATGTTCGCTGACTTTGTACCTAGTAGCTTGTCACATGCGTATATGGCTGTTGCAAGGTTTCTAATTTGACTTGAGTAGGCACTTCGTATAACCTCTCGAGACACACATATGATACCCGCCGAGAATGTACATATTGGCGCTTTATGTCTGTACTGGCATATACAATATATTCGCTCTTGAAATCATTGCAAGGCATTATGGTGTCCTCTCTACCGTTTCTTTTCTGGGGAAATACCACTGAGGTCAGTACTCTCTTCTCTGCCAAGACTGATAGTATATAGCATTCTCTCGACGTACACAGATGTTATACATATAGATAACAAGGTATACAAATGTATATCCGGGATCATGAGGCAGTCGTATAAAAACCTTAAAGACACACTGCAAGTAAAGTTTAGAATAATGATTGGTTGAATAATGATTTATTGAACAATTGACTCCGAACACTACTTTCATGCATTGCTGAGTGGAACTGGCATGGGTGACCAATATAATGTGGCTTGCACGGTCAACACAAGATGCCACGACAACAGTTTGACGAGTGTCAAAAACTACACATGGCAACTTGTCAGACTTCCAGGTGTTAtgtggccatgatgatggaccgCTGCATCCACAAGAGCTTGATAGCTAGTATGCCGCGGTGAGTATTGGGCTTccattcctcttccttgaacaAAAATAGAAATAAACCACAGAGCGTCATGGTAGATTTCAGAGTGAGTCAAGGGTCTGTCACGCATTCACACAGTATTGCTTTCACGACGATTGGAAACGAgatgtggttgatgaggagaCCATCAGACAATGGAtctattgttgttgttttgtggTATTTGAATTCGTGAGATCAAATTTACTCCTCGGGGATGTCGATGTCGCCGCTGTCAATGGCCTCAATGACAGACTGGGGAGGCTTGCCATCAACCTGGCAGCCAACACTGTAGGCGGTTCCGAGAATCTCCTTGACGGTACCAGAGAGGTCCTTGGCGAAAGACTTGTATCGCATGGTGCGGGCGATCTCAATGATCTCGTCGAGGGCGACAGACTTGTTGtgcttgatgttcttctccttcttgcgGTCGCGTGGGGGCTCCTTgagggccttgatgatgagagaagaagcagtggGAACAACAGAGACGGCAGCCTGACGGTTCTGGATGGTAAGCTTGACAGTTACGCGCAGGCCTTTCTGTTAAAAATTGTAAGCATCTTCCTGGAACGTCGCAACATGTTGGGAAATCATACCCAGTCGCCAGTAGCCTTGGCAATGTCTTCTCCGACCTTCTTGGGAGAGAGACCCAGAGGACCAATCTTGGGAGCAAGAGCAGAGGAGGCACCGACCTCACCACCAGTGGCGCGGAGGTGGCTACAATACGTCAGTTTCGAGTCGACCAAATATCCCATTCACAGAATCAACCTACATCACCTTAACCTCATTGGGGTCGAACTTGGGAGCTGTTCCTCGCGTTAGCAGATTGCTCGTCGAAGAATCGTCCAGCAAGGAAACGTACGCATCTTGTCTGTATTGGTCGTTGAAGTCGGCAGAGGCTCGTGGTTTGCGTGCCGGATGTGAAGGCGAATGAAGGTTGCTcgaaaaaaagagaaaagtTGCAATCTTCAGAATCACTAAATGTGTGCCCCACCAAATGAACGTGCCCTAACGATTTGGAAGCGAGTGGGTCCATGTGTACTTAGTCATCACGATCTGGACAGATGCACGCCATCTGGGATGTAGGTATCGATTATACAGCTTACAATGTCAAATGCATACTAATCTATTGCTCTTTCCATTGGGATTATGGCCTCGTCGCGGCTCATCATTATCTGTAATAATTCCTACAAAGGCTAAATATCTCCGCAACGTCCGTCTGCAGATGTATCCATGACTTTCATGAAGCTACCTATTCAGGGGCCACTTTAATTGGCACCACTCACGGCAAGCCTAGATAAATGGTTAGATATATGTAATTTGATCCATGGCTGGATGTTGGGATAAAGCTTACTTCATCAAATGGTCCATAAAGGTCTGGAGGGACACGTCGTCTGTGAAAATTGTCTGAGCAGTCGTGGCTCCTACACCACCGTACGGGCCAGTCGTATGCGTGGTGGATGGGTTAAGCTTGGACAGAAGGAATCGAGCTTGAGAGCCACCTGCATCACAAACGATGAATCGAGGGAGAGGGAATCGATCAGTGATGAGATCCTAGAAGTTGTGAGTTAAACAGCAACTAAGAAGGAGCAGGGATGAAACTTACGCGAGCGTCTTCCTTTGGCTGCTCGAGCAAACCAGCAAAGTTCTCATATCCTTCCTGCTCTTGGTATCCAGCCTTCCTCCATTCGGCAATTGTCTCGCCGTGGAAAATCAAGATGTGGAAGAAAgtatcgagaagaagaatatgtGTGGGCTGGATGGAAGCAGAGTCGAGCAAAACAGGCTGGCCGCCGTCCTGGTCAAAGGTGTAGGAGTCCAGAGTGGGCTGAATCATAACAAGTGAGTTGCTAACATCCTCATGGTTGAGCACATGTCGGTAAAATGCTGTCTCGTCAGGAGAATTGTTGAACACCTGGAGGAACTGACTTCGTCGGAGGTGGAACATGAACTGCGGGTATAGAGTGAAGTTCTTTTCCAACCGGAAGGATGAAGGGTCGTCCTTTCGGTAATCCGCGAAGCGAGAGCACAGCCGAATTAACATCCTGTCGACCCATCGCAAGACATCAGGCCCATCATCGACCTCGGCCTTGAAAACAGCGATGCGCGACATAAGGACAGCTGCAGCCTCTTGGTCGAATGATTGCGCAATTGCTGGGTCTCCAGCAGGGCTGCTGAGGTTTCTAGCAACCGTCGTAACACGAAGATGGAACTGGCCAGAAGAGTGCTGGTAGTATGTCAGGAACTGCATCATACCCTTCTGCGGTGCTTGCTGATGCGTGGCTGGTCCCTGACCGGCAATTTCGAAGTAGATTCCGTAGCTGGACTTGGGATCAATACCGCACATTTTCCAGGAGCATGTGTTGCCGATACCGCATTCGGATTCGCCAACAGAAATGGACTTTTTGTTAAGGGAGACTGCATGGCCAATGAGACCTGTAACCTTGAGCTCCTTTGTGGTTAGAACCTCCAGCACGGCGTTGAAACCCATGAGGAGGTTATCGTCTCCATCCTTTTCAAAGATTCTCACAAACGACTGCTTGAACATGGAGGATGTGAAGCTGTCGGTGAGAATCATGTGGCCACCAGTCGAGTTGCATAGCCCCTTCATCTCGAGTAAACCAACTTGGTCTAGACAACCGGCGAAGATGTCGATGATGTGACCATTGTGAGCAGTGCGCTTAGCAAGGTTCTCGTAAAACTGTGTCCCGCATTAGTATTGTATCGAAAAAGCGAACTTAATATGCGAACATACCTTCAGGGCCTTCTTGTAGTACTTGACGTTATCTCGGTCAATGTCATGGTGAGATCGAATAGGCTCCCTCAGCTCAGGTCCAACAACCATTCCAGGTCCTTCTGTAGCAGGGCCACCAGCAAACAACATGATGCGACCACCGGCATTCTGGAAAGATGAttcaagaaggccaacagcaacactgAGCGCAACTCCAGTGCAGCGAAGGTTACGTCTGTCGTTGGCAACGGGCCAGGGGTCCTTCTGAAGAGACTCGAGGGCCTTGGTCAACTGGAATTCGGCCTGCTGGACagggaggaggaagcgaGATGCTGGGCCTGCGGGGAATGGCCGACCAGGCTGGGGTTGCATGCCGGGTCGCACACCAGAGGTCGACAAGCCAAGCATCTCCTGGACCTGCTTAGCAGCGTACTCCTTGCTACCTCGGAAGACGTAGGACTTGGCGCATTCCTCGTATCCGATCTCGTGGACGTGTGCCTATTGAACTGTGAGCGAAACGAGCATGTATGAAGTGGTGCAGGGGAGCCATACCATTGTGCCATATGTGATGAGACCGACAAGAGCATTCTCTGGGAGCAGGCTCAGACTCATGACGAGCGACTCCTTCAAGGAGGCAAGGCTGTCTGCCTCCTGAcacatatcaacaacataTAGGAAGATTGGTGGCGCGGGAGCCGGTCGCGACAGGCGGTATTCTATCGTGGTGTTGGCTGGGTGAAGTTCGGGGGGGATAGCGTTGGCGGTGATGTCTTTGTAGTGAGGAGGCAGTTGGTTCCTGGACAGACAGAAGGGGCAAATCCAGACTCTTGCGCGAACatcgacttggcttgggagTCAAGTTAGCAAAGAGAAAACCAAGCTACCAGCCAACCAAGATGGGGCCATACCAAAATGGGTTCAACACTGAACGACAAGGTTGTTTACAAGTGACGGGCTCGAAGTGTAGCAAAGGAGTATCgggcttctccttcaaggGTGTGTAGAGTGCTCCAATGGGCACAACGAGTCTTGAAGCTTCCTGAACAATGTAAGTCTAGGAAAATAAATCATTGAGCAGCCTACGCACCATGCGGGAGCTGGGAAAGACATTCCAACTCAAACGGACACCATCGCGatcctcaacctcactcCATTGCTCCTTTATCGCTTCGTagtccatgatggcggcAGCGGCAGATAATGTGCGCCAGCAAGCAAGTATACGTTTATGTTGTTTCGAAGAGCGCCTGGCTATGTATCGGGTGTTGAAACTGGATGGTTGAAGGGATGTGGAAATATTATGGATTGGTCTCAAGAGCGACGGTAGCTacccaaggccaaggtaTGAAGCTATGTGTTCACAAGGAAACTGAGCAGGAGGTAATTGGCTAGTAGCGTCAAAGTGGGGGTATCCCACTGATAGTGTAGATAACTGTGCTACTGCTAGTACTGGTACTGCTAGTTCCGCCCATGGAGGGGTCATAAACTACCCTGGACTCTGACTCCAAGGCAGGGACCGTGCAAGAGGCAAAGTAGCCTATGGATCTACTCGTATAGATGGATATGTTATAGTTATTGCCTGAGTCATACCGTAGAATTCTTTAACAAAAGCAGCTAGCAATCCTGAGCATAGCCTTGCTGTATGCATTATGCAAATAATATAGCTGCATTTATGAGTCAACATATGACAACTACCGTAACATCAAGTTTCAGCTTTGCAGGGGAATAGACCATAAAAGACTGGAGTGCCAGATCTCAAGAAACTATCAGCTCATAAGCGATCATATTCgacatcaatctcaacatACAAAAAGTTGTTGGCAGTTTAATTTTACGCATTTCAGCGTGCTTATTTTTATCTAACGATACCCGTTCCCCCTGGTTAACAACGATTGTCTTGTTAAAATGGAGAATATTGAACCTACTTCCCTCTTTACTTTCGAGTCTCATGACACCGCATTATGCGCCATTCCACCCCGAGAACTATGGCCATCAGTAGACCGTCTGAGATGCCTTTACGACAAGGCTTATACTGCCTGGCCTCCTCATGTAAACATCATATACCCATTTGTACGACCTGAAGTCTTGGAGCATGCATCCCAAGCTTTTCGAGGGAACGCGATAGAACATCAGCCTCAAGTGGCCCTCGACAACGCCGACTTCTTcaaacacaaacatcaaaacaCTATATACTTGGGCCAAAGTTCAAAAGAAAATGTCAACCAGCTTGTAAGGCTCAAGAATTACATCTCAAATGTCCTCGGCCAGCCTCAGGATTCAACGGATGAAAACTTCACCCCTCATATGACCATTGGTCAGAgtgaagaagctgaagctgcgCCGCATTATtttcttctggaaaaggcTCGTCGTTTGGCACCTATATCATGGAAAGTGAGAGAGGTTGCTATTCTTGTTCGCGAACCTCTCACACAGAGCGGCAGCCCTCGGCCTATGAAGCTCTGGGGGACACTGAACCTCGAATCAGGCACGCTCACTCAGACAACGCAACCCCAAGATTTCACTGATCGCCTGGAAGAGACATCACGAATTACCTTCCAACCATCCCACTGTTTTTCAGAGTCCCCAAATCTTCTGGAAAAGGATGCCTCCCCTGCTCATGCCACTGAAATTGTGCTGGATCGATTAGTTGTTGCTTCTTACAACGTTTTGGCCGAGTTTGAATGGCCCCCTCAATCACATCGACATGCGCCTTTGGTGCAGAACCTACTCTCCGCTCAAGCTGCCGCCGACGTAGTTGTTCTTCAAGAGGTTACAGATCACTTTCTCCCtgatcttcttggtagcGAAGAACTACGGGGTCGCTATCCCTACGTCTCTCATGGGCCTCCTGACATCAAAGGTGCCGAGCCACTTCCTAGTCTTTTAAACATCGTTGTCTTGAGTAAGTTTCCATTCGAGTGGCATCATCTGCCGTTtcaaagaaaacacaaaGGATGTACTGTCGTCCGCTTCTCTACCATCGGTACAAGTGATGCTCCAGACGGGCAGTTCAACCCTTGGATTCTTGTGGCATGCCACCTCAGTCAGGGCCTCACTGATGGAGCCATTGCTACTAAGAAGAATGAGATTCAAAAGATGCTCGATTATCTATTGAGAACATTCCCACAGAACCCATGGATCCTGGCAGGCGACTTCAATATTGTGACTTCTTCTCATACTGTCGAAGCTGTTCGAAAAAAGCAAGATATATCATTGCAGACAGTCCATCGGCTGCAAGATATTGACCGAGCATTACTGGACGCTGGCTTTCTCGACACCTGGCTAGCCACCCGACTCGAGTCAGGCGAGTCTTCAGACATGATCaacgaaagaagaagtgtGCTTGATTCTTTCCAGGGAGAGCAGGGAGCTACCTTTGACCCGTTGACCAACACCCTGACCGCTGAACTTGTCGGAAGTGGACTCAACAACCGGCCACAGCGGTACGACAAGATACTCGTCAAGACAGGACACTATCACCCGCATGGTTTTAACATGTTTGGACAGACGCCGTTTCAGTCAACTCAAGGAGGCCACTCCACATACGCTAGTGATCACTGGGGCATAAGATGTCTTCTGTTGAAATCATCGGCGAGAGAGATGTCCAAGGCAGCTGTTCCAGAAATGAAGATCAAACTACAACATCCTGTGCCAAGCTTGGGTGAAGGTGAGGGCTTGGAGAACTTCTTGGAAAATTATGGTTGTCTGCCAACAGAgcaagagagagagaatCGGGCCCAAGCGGTTAGAGCTCTCGAGGTTGCTCTGAAGGATGTcgacttgccagcatcagAGGACGATACACGATCTGGGCCTCCGTTTGTCGTGGTTCCAGTTGGTTCATACGGCTTGGGCGTCTGGACCAGCTCGTCTGACATTGACTGTCTATGTATCGGCCCATTTAGCTCCAAGACATTCTTTGCTTTGGCAGTCCAGAGATTGAAGCGAGCGGCGGATATCAGGATCATACGACGGGTCAAAGCCAACTCTGGCTACATGCTCGAACTAGAAGTACATGGCATCAAGGTAGATCTCCAGTACTGTGCAGCGGCGTCAATCGCTGAAAGGTATGCATCACTCGTATATCTTGCCTAGCTCGCACCATAGAGTGGCATTACTAACAGACTATTTTAGGTGGCCTGAAGTTATGAAGCGCCCAGCTAATGACTCGGCatttgctttgccttttcagACCCTTGCGAAGCTCAAGCCTGTTCGCGATCTCTTTTACCTGCGTCGATCGCTTCCAGACATGGTTCAATATCGGATGGCACATTTGTTTATCAAGTCCTGGGCCCAGGCACGAGGTATCTATTCGGCAAAATTCGGGTTCCTTGGTGGCATCCATATCAGTGTCCTTCTTGTTCCCATCTGCAAAGCATTGGCTTCCGGGAGTGAAACAGTATCTCCCACAGATATCGTGGTCACATTCTTCAGACATTACTCCAATTTTGACTGGAAAACCTCGATGGTGTTCGACCCCTTCTTTCACAAAGACTTGAGGTATAACCGTACATTTAGGGAGCCTCTCTGTCTGATCGGCTGGCATGCTCCAGCACTCAACACCGCTCCGATAGCATCCAACCCGACTGTGATGACTATTGCAGCTGAGATAGAGCGTGCCAATAGATTGCTTTCTGAGAATGGATGTACATGGAATAGTGTACTGGGTCTTCAGTCCGCCCAGGAAGCAGGAAAAAGCAGAGGAGCTACAGAATTCTTGAAAGAGTTCAAAACTTACATCAAGATCGATGCGCACTACTGGGGTCCATCACAAGAAAAGAGTGGCCGGTTCATTGGCTGGCTCGAATCTCGTTGTGTCATGTTGCTAGTTGGTAAGACTCTCCTTCGATCCTGAAACATTCATTGTACTAACGAAGATAAAAGATGTAAACAGAAAGCTTCAGCACTTGGTCGCACGAATTTGGCCGTCTCGGTTTTTGGATACGTCCTCTGGAGGGGCGGGAGGCCCAGGTGAGGAGTACCATGGTTGCTACCTTATCGGCCTTGCCTGGGACGGTAACATGAGTAaagacgatgtcaaggagatgCGTACGAGCATTCAAACTGTCCTACAGGATTTTGAGACAAGGATCCGCCGAGACGAGAAGTATTACGATGCTCAGTCCTGTTGGATGAGTGCAACACTTGCTCGTGGCGCTGATCTTGGTGACATGGAAGTGGATCAAAGTTTATGGGGAGAATTTGCTGGAGACACAGACGACGAGGACTCGGGcgaagagcttgaagaggaagaagaactCGACAATGACGAGGACGAATCGAAAGGCAAGGGCAGCACCCACGGGTCTCGAGCTGCAATGGTGGGCAAGACGCCTGGCCTGGGTAAGTTTCGCACGGCTGCCGATGTGCTCAACCGGCTACGCTGGGACACCAATTTTGACCCAAGCGACTACATTGTTGGGTATGAGGACCGTTTCCTAGGCGCCCGTGAAAGAGCAGTGGAGCACTGGAAGAGCGAGCAGACCGACGAGGAGTTTATCCCACAACACCGCATACTGTACTTCAAGCGCAGGGCTGACAATGTCATTGTATGGGAGCGCCGGACGAGGACTGACGATATCTTTGGTAGCGGTATCAAAAAGCAGACAACCGATGTCTGAGGCCAGATAGTTTGAAAATACAAGGGTATTGCAATTTACAAACCTTGACTGCCGTCCATTGATAAGCCAGGGACTGATTTGATGGATAAGCGCAGCAGTTAATTTGTTTCAAATATAGTCGGTGTGCTGTCCACTAAATGAGATAATTGTTGTGACGATACCGAGGCTATGCGCCGTTTATATCgaccgatgaggaggatgaaaATAGCATTTTAGCTTCTGACAAGACAGCTGGCTGCATTCTACTGAGGAGCATCAATGTGCTGTCTCCCTGCTGGGCAAAACGACAAGGTCTATGGGACCTCATAAAAGGATTATACGACTTCATCCTGTCCAATACACTTGGCTACAGATATTATTTCATGAGCGCGAGGCCATACAGCTCCGTGAGATCAAGCCATTCCGAGGCTCAAATGGAAACACATCGCACATCATGCGACATTGCAGGAACGGGATTCCATGCAATTTCCAACCAATACATTGCACAATGAGTCAATGACAGCTGCCACCTACCTGGTCCCAGGGGGTCAGAAACGTTGGTTGGTGGAAGCATGAGAGACGCAATTGTCGAGTCAATTTGAGTTATTTTTAAGTAGATTGCAGATCATTTATTTTGGCATCTTGTAACCCATGTGTCAGTTTTGCTGTCATATCGTAGCAGACTGGGATCTGGGATCTACAGTGTTCTACAGTAGCTTCCGTTTTGCCATGCGCGAAATTCCAGAAGCCTGGGCTGGGCTTACATGCACGATGACGATGTCCGTTGTGGTTGGCTTAGACAATACTGCCATTCTTAGTACGAGGCATGACAATTCCATAGGA
It contains:
- a CDS encoding 60S ribosomal protein L12, which encodes MPPKFDPNEVKVIHLRATGGEVGASSALAPKIGPLGLSPKKVGEDIAKATGDWKGLRVTVKLTIQNRQAAVSVVPTASSLIIKALKEPPRDRKKEKNIKHNKSVALDEIIEIARTMRYKSFAKDLSGTVKEILGTAYSVGCQVDGKPPQSVIEAIDSGDIDIPEE
- a CDS encoding transporter SEC23, producing MDYEAIKEQWSEVEDRDGVRLSWNVFPSSRMEASRLVVPIGALYTPLKEKPDTPLLHFEPVTCKQPCRSVLNPFCQVDVRARVWICPFCLSRNQLPPHYKDITANAIPPELHPANTTIEYRLSRPAPAPPIFLYVVDMCQEADSLASLKESLVMSLSLLPENALVGLITYGTMAHVHEIGYEECAKSYVFRGSKEYAAKQVQEMLGLSTSGVRPGMQPQPGRPFPAGPASRFLLPVQQAEFQLTKALESLQKDPWPVANDRRNLRCTGVALSVAVGLLESSFQNAGGRIMLFAGGPATEGPGMVVGPELREPIRSHHDIDRDNVKYYKKALKFYENLAKRTAHNGHIIDIFAGCLDQVGLLEMKGLCNSTGGHMILTDSFTSSMFKQSFVRIFEKDGDDNLLMGFNAVLEVLTTKELKVTGLIGHAVSLNKKSISVGESECGIGNTCSWKMCGIDPKSSYGIYFEIAGQGPATHQQAPQKGMMQFLTYYQHSSGQFHLRVTTVARNLSSPAGDPAIAQSFDQEAAAVLMSRIAVFKAEVDDGPDVLRWVDRMLIRLCSRFADYRKDDPSSFRLEKNFTLYPQFMFHLRRSQFLQVFNNSPDETAFYRHVLNHEDVSNSLVMIQPTLDSYTFDQDGGQPVLLDSASIQPTHILLLDTFFHILIFHGETIAEWRKAGYQEQEGYENFAGLLEQPKEDARDLITDRFPLPRFIVCDAGGSQARFLLSKLNPSTTHTTGPYGGVGATTAQTIFTDDVSLQTFMDHLMKLAVSGAN